From Falco naumanni isolate bFalNau1 chromosome 4, bFalNau1.pat, whole genome shotgun sequence:
cacccagcagctggctgtCTCAGCCCCACATCCCCGGCTTCCCTCCAACTGCTGCATCAGCTGCAACGCCAAACAGACCCAGATCTGGGAGAGGTCCTGGACAGCTCAGCCTGTGCCTGGCTGACACAGCCCAAGGGATGTCCCCCAGCCCTCGTGCCAGGGGAGCGGGCACGTCACCCAGCCAGAACTCCTGCCACCGCAGTGAGAGGGGACCAGTGGGCACTCACCGGTCGGAGCTTCGGGGTGATGATGTCCAGCAGCAGACAGAGCACTTCCAAGATGAGAGACTGCTGACCCGCACGGCTGCGGGCACTGGGCGTTATCCCCGACACCATGGACATGACGAGGTTCTGCATGTGGTTCAGCTTGGCCAGGGCCTGCGTGGAGAGGGCAGGGACAGCTCAGCCATGGCTGCGACCACAGATGTCCCCATGGGTGACAGCTGGAGCCACGCTGCCACCATATACCACATACGAGGTACTTGCCTCGTACTGGCTGCTGGGATAAGCAATCCGGGGGACGCTGGTGGCCGCGAAGAGCAGGTGGAAAACCACAGGCAGGAAGGGCAGGTACCGCATCAGCTGGAAGCTCTGCCTGTGCAGGACAGCCTTGTTCAGCAGGTCGGAGAAGCCCAGCCACTCCAGGGCCAAGCACACAGAGCTGAAACTGGAGTCCCGCAGCCTCATGTTCAGGAAATTTTCATACAGACCCTGGAAGCGGACAAAGGATTAGAGACAGCTCGAGGCAGGGCAGACAGCCCCATCAGCGCAGACAGCCCCATCAGCGCATGCCACTGGGATTCTGAGCATCCCACCGAGCTCAGCTCTAGCAcaacagagcagagggaggggcCCGGCTCTCCCCCTCGGCTGCTCTACCTGGGCGAGTTTCTCCTGCTCCCCTGAGGAGACGGCGAGGTGCAGGATGTGGTGGAAGCGGTGGGAGGATGCATTGAAGCCAGCCATCCCCCCGAGGTGCAACAGGTCCTCATCACCCACCAGGAGCTGGGTTGGCAAAGAAGGGTCCATTCCTATCCTGTGCCTGGGGGAAGCCCAAACGGAATTGCTCAGAGTGCCCTGGCGCGGAACAGACCAGCAAGGAATATTTGGACCCTCGCAAACTGGACTGAAGGCAATACCGATGCCAAATCACATCCAAAGAGAGCAAgtcaaggagcatctggacaCACAAATCTGCTGACGAGGTCAGGTCTGCTGCAGGGCAGATCAGCTCTCCAGGACCTTCCAGGTTTCCCCACTGCAGGTCTTACAAGCAGCAAGGGAACGCCATGAAGCGGCGTGCTTAATTAATAAATCCCCCCTTTTACCTTTGGACCTTTGGGAGCTGGAAGATCTCTTGCCAGATGGAGAAGAGGCCCTTGTTTTGGTCCTTTAAGCCAATCTTCATCGTCTGCACCATCTGCACGTTCAGCTCCTTCTGCCCTCGGCCATGCAGGAACTGCAACACAAgcagggggctggtggggatggGCACAGGGGGAGGCAGGTGATGCCCATAACAGCCAGCTGGTGCCAGGGAAAGCCAGGCAGCGGCGCATCGCTCGTCCTCCATTTGTAGGGGAATcaaggttaaaaataaagcaggggACGGGGCGGACATTTCAGGAATCTGCCTGGGACAcagtttttcctcctccatccccatGTGAGCCCAGATCACGTCAAGAGCCACAGCAAGTCTGTGTCCCCTCGAGAGCTCCCAGTGACACCAGTACCTGCAGAGTGTTTATGCAGGAGCGGATGTCATTCTCCGTCTTCTCACACAGCGCCAGCAGCGCGCCCGTGTCTGCCCGCATGCCTTGCCGCAGGGCGATCTGCAGGAGAGGGGGGTCAGCAGGGAGGGCCTGGGGGCCAGGGGGCCCAGAGGAGCCCTCGGCCCCGCCGCACCTCGCAGAGCCGCTGGGCGAGCCGGGACGGTGCCGTCCGAGGGAAGTTGAGCAGGAACGACTGCTGCCGCAGCGGGCGGAGGGCAGGGACGTACCTGGCAAAGGAAAGCACAGCAGTCTCAGTGACCCTAGCAGAGGGAGAAATCCAGCTATCcatcacagaacggtttgggctggaagggaccttaaaggccacctagttccacccccccaccacagGCAAGGACCCCTCCCACCCgcccagggtgcccccagccccgtccagcctggccctgagccctgccagggatggggcacccacagctgctctggcagcctgggccagtgtctcaccaccctcacagggaagaattaggaatttcttcctaatatctaacctaaatctatCCTcccttaatttaaaatatcccttgtcctatcactacaggtcCTACTACAGaatctgtccccatctttcttataagccccctttaggcactggaaagctgctctaaggtctccctggcaccttctgctctccaggctgaacaaccccaacttctctcagcctgtctccataggAGAATGTTCCACTCAAAGAGAAATGGGTTATttagcagctgcctgcaccccactGCATGCTTGGGCATGCACAAAAGCAACTGTCCACTCACACCCAGCTACAAGTCACCCCAGCAGACACAACACCCAGGAAGGCTGAGCGTGTTGTAGTTTTACTTTTCCTAAGGTACTTCTAAGCCGCCATCTGATGACGGGCAACTCGGCACAGGAAAGCTTCGGCTGGAGGCAACAGCCCCCACCTCCTTGCTTGGGGCAGGGGTCTCAgctccccatcctccccaggCACGCAGATACTAACTGGTCGTTGCAGATGCAGATGATGGGCCTGCGCAGCAGCCTCTCTTCGCGCTGCCTCCTCCGGCCCGTGCCCGCCGCTGCCTCACCCTGCGCATCCCTGCTGTTGATGATGTTTAGCAGCACATTGATAGATGCCttgggaaaaatataaataaggaCAGAAGGGATGAATTCTTGCTGTTCAGAGGCAAGAAACAGCTTGTAAGACAGAACAAGGGATGAGCTGTTAGTGGAGtaataattaaagcaaaaggTGGCTAGCTCCAGGCTGCCCGCCAGCAGGGGCTTACCGCAGGCGCACCATCTATCTCATCGATAATCAGGCAGTTGGGCTTCTCGTTGGCGCCCAGCACAGACTTCATCTGGGTAGCAGCTTCGATGTGGGTCTTGAAAACTTCAGGACTGCGGTCGTCACTGCAAGACAAGCCcgtgccaggctgctgcagcgtGGCATTGCCTCTGGCATGGCATCACCTCCAGCACGGCATCACCTCCAGCCGCTTCTGGGGCAGGACAGCCCCAGACTCACCTGGCATTCATCTCAACAGCATTGTATCCCGCGTGCTTCGCGATGACGTGGGCCAGCGTGGTCTTTCCCAAGCCAGGCGGGCCACAGagcagggccacctacagcAGAGAGCAACATCAGCCCGGCAGGCAGCGAGGCAAGgcttcctccagctcccaccAAGGCTGCCATGCAAGGGGACgaggctctgcagcctgcaatccggccctgggagctgctgcactCGTGTTTAGACAcacagggaaaagggaaagtcACTGGAGGAAGGAGACTGTAACAGAAACTCAGAGGCAACAGTCATCCTGGCAGCATCTCTCATGCATATGTTTAAGGTTGCAGGGCAACAGACAGAAAAGGCTGAACAAAATCTCTTCCAGAATTACCCTCCTGGGAAACAATGCTGTTAGtatctatttttgttttccccttttttataTCCTCTCACCAGACAGGTTGAAGCTGGTAAGCTGGCCTGGGTATGCTATCTCTGCTCCCTTTAGCATTTGAGCATCATTGCTCTTTTCCAGATGCAGAAACTCTAGCTCAAAGGcacattatttatttgttatttgcCCCTAAAGTCAAGGCCAACCTCTGCTAAAAAGAGTATGTCTTTCCTCAACTGGCCCACCTGATCTGGCTGAAAGAAGGCTGTTGCCCTCCCCGGATTATCACAGTACTcaagctgaaacagaagaagaaatgagaaaccCCCGTATTTCCTAAGAAGCAGCAAGGAATCCGATTCCTCCTAGATCTGtactgggagaggggagaaggagggagagaggggagaaagaaggaaaagaaagggaagaccCTGCTCCTCACCTCAGCGGCAAGACGAGGGGCATAGGAGAGGAGACCCACGCAGCGGTGTCCTGTCCTGCTCACCTTGTATTTGGGCCTCTTGTGCTGGTCCAGCTCAGCCTCCAGAATCTCCTCTGTGAGCTGGACCTTCGTTTTCCACTTATTCTGCTGCTCCTTGGGGCGGCCGAATGGAGGACGAGCTTCAGTGCTGGGCTTGGCCTTCTTCACGGCCTGCTCCTTCCCAAACACCACCGTGTCCCAGAGCTTGAGCCACTTCAGAAGGCAGCGGTTTGTGTACTGTGGggcaagaaagcaagcaaacccCATCAAACCTCGCAAGGACCCAGTCGAGGACAGAGGAAGGCCCCTCCATGGCTTACAAACCGTTGTTGGttgcagaggaaggagctgagcctggggagGCAGTGCAGAAGAGAGACCTCGCACGTCACCATGTTACCCAGTCACACCAGCATCTCTCTGGGACAGCGTGGGAACACGGCTTCCCTTCCGACTCAGCCACCATCCCACAGGGCAACCAAGGACAAGTCACATcggccccagccctgctgtccctcTTCTGTCTTGGCTCAACCCAGCACTTCACAGCCTCTTCCATAACTTCCAATTCCCTTCTAATAttccaaaaaaaatcaaatagcCAACAACTCCTAGTTAAAATGCACCCGAtctttttgtcttattttgGCCATCTTCCATAGTCTTTTCTGTTGGAAGGCCCACAGCCTACAGCTGAAAAACCCCCTCCCCGAGCTCTCGGCAGCAGAACGCCCCCAGGCAGGGCTAGCAGGGACACAGCCCCCAGCCAATGCTTCTGAAAGCCCCACGATCAAAGGCAGCACCATAAAGCCTTGATCCCACGGAATTAAGGAAGAGTTATAGCAGCGGTAAACCCACCCAAACTCCAAGCCCTGACTTATCCTAGCACCTCACATCATCACTGAGCAGCTCCATGTAGTGCCGGGGAGTGAACTTGTCCACCCAGAGGCAATGCCGCGCAGACTCCTCCTCGTCTGCCGGCTCCGCTTCCCCACCAGGCTCCGGGCTTTCGGCACCGGTCTCGTTCTCCAGGCAACTGCGAGACAGAATTAACTTGCCCCAGAGCACCCAGGACAGCGCTGGGAATTACACCCAGGCTTCCCAAGCTGGGGATGCTGAGGGCAAAGAGGCTCCTCTGCTCACAGGTCCCCAGTGCTGGACCCCACCGGAGTACCTTGGGAGGCACATCCGACAGCATGGTAGGGATAGGAGTGGGATTTTGTCCCAACATCTCACCTGTTTATTATCTCTGTCAGCTGCTGTGACACCTCCAGAACATACCTTCGACGCTTGAGCACAAAGAGGGCGAGAGGGGGGTCAGAGACACCCCACTAACCCGCAGCCGGGGGGAGCAGAGATCTGGGAGCCAACACCGTGGCTATCGAGTGGTGGCAGGGGAGACGGGAAGGTCGGTGTAAAGATGCGATACCTCTTCATGCACTTGTTCCTTCAGGCAGGAGAAAGGCACCCCCAGCAAGTGGAGCGGCCTGCGTGCGTTCCAGCCCAGGGAATCGGGGAGCTGTGAGGACCAGAGGACACACACCGACGGTTGTACCGATGCTCAGCACAGACATTTCGTGTTTCATCAAAGATCCCCTCCTGAAGTGAATggaacacccccccccccctccttaccTCCACCCCCGTCCTGGAGGGGTCATCCCTCACCACCATGAAGACCCTGGTACCTTCGGTGGATGTCACGTTGATGTAGTCCTCCAGGATGGGTGGCCGCTTGAGTACCTGCTTCTTCTCAGAGGGTGGTGTGGTTTGCAGTGAGGCCATGCTACTCTTCTCCAGGTGGTCCAAGCTGGAGAACACCAGATTCCTTTAGCAGGGGTCAGGGAAAGGGACCTTGAACCCCACTGTGGGGTTCAAGGTCCCTTTCCATGACCCCTGCTAAAAATGGGGTTCAAGGTGGCCAACCTGGCAATCTGGGGAGCAGAAGGTGTCTCTGGACCAGCATCCCAGAGGACCTCAGGAGCCAAGTCCTCATCCGCACCAAAGCTGAGCTTCTTAACAGCTTCCAGGCGCTGTCGCTTCGGCTTCGGGGCTGCGAGACCCCAgggcagaaggaagaggaggagcaTCCTCAGCAGAAGGCCGGTAcccagctgctcccccagcagcaccctgcacccctcggggcggggaggggcagcagcacccaggggtcCCCCAAACCTACTGCGGGGGGGTGGGCGACGAGccggggggggcacagccccggTCCCTCTTCCTGGCGCTGCTGCCCCCGGGGGGGTCGAGCTCCTCCGGCGGCTGCCTCCTGCCTCGGAGCCGGGAGAGCTgcggcccggcgggcggggagcTGCCATCTGCAACAGGCGTAACGCGGCGGCACCGGTCACCGCAGGGGACCCACGGTGGGGTACGCACACGCGGCTCCGCGGCCGGGCTCTCCCGCCCTCCTCCGCGCCCCCAGGCCCGGACGCGACGCCGCAGCAGCGCCCACCTCCCAGCTCGGCCAGCACCTCCAGCTCGGCCGCGAACCGCCGGCAGAAGCCGCCGCCGGGGCTCTCCTCCGGGCCCGCCATgggcgccgcgccgcccgcccgcgcttccggccgccgcgccgccgcggggcccaCGCTGATTGGACGCGCCGCGCTgccggccgcggcggcggggacgCTGATTGGACGCGCCGCGCTgccggccgcggcggcggggacgCTGATTGGACGCGACGCGCTGCtggccgcggcggcggggacgCTGATTGGACGCGACGCGGCGCCGCTGGCTGCGATGTAGCCGGAgccgcccggcgcggcccggggACGGCGCTGCAGGtcggccggggcgcgggggcgggggacGGGGGGGCGCGGGGTCCCCTCCGCCGTGTCCCCTGTTCCCCCGCCGTGCTCCGTGTTCCCGGCAGTGCGGGCCCGGCCGGCAGCGGGGGAGGCCGAGCCCCGCCGTGAGACCGGAGCGGCCCAGCACCGGCGCCGCTGTGGGACCTGCGCCTGCACGGGGGGACAGCGgtaaggggtgggggggagccgTGCGGTGACACTGGTGCCACGGtacagctgcagccctgccggGTACCCcgcgccctgcccgcccccacCGCGGCCCTTCGCTGCCCGGGGGGCTGTGCCCATCAGGTTGCGCAGGCTGTGGGCTGTGCCCATCCTGGCGGTGCTGTGCCCATCTCGGGAGCGCTGTGCCCATCCTGGGGGTGCTCAGGCTGGGGGTTGTGCCCATCCTGGGGGTGCCGTGCCCATCCTGTGGGTGCTCAGGCTGTGGGCTGTGCCCATCCTGGGGGTGCTcaggctggggggctgtgcccaTCCCggctgcacaggctgcagcccgaggcccttcccaccctgctcaccccccctcccctcatGTTCTCCGCAGGGCTCTGACCATGGAGCCGGGCACCATCGACAACCTGTCCATCCTGTACCAGAGCTCTGACTTCATCGTGGTCAACAAGCACTGGGACATCCGCATCGACAGCAAGATGTGGTACGAGACGCTGACGCTGCAGAGCCAGCTCAAGTACCGCTTCCCCGAGCTGGCCGACCCTGACACCTACTACGGCTTCAGGTGAGCAGCCAGGCACCACGGCGGGCTCTGTCCTGCCCGCGAGCAGCCAGCCTCGGCTGGGGACACTGCCCGGGGATGCTCCTCCGCCTCCCATCTCCTCTCCAGGTTCTGCCACCAACTCGACTTCTCCACCAGCGGGGCCCTGTGCGTCGCGCTCAACAAAGCGGCAGCGGGAAGCGCCTACAAGTGTTTTAAAGACCGGCTGGTGACCAAAGCCTATCTGGCCCTGGTAAGCCCCCgcctcagccctgctcctggcttcGGTTTTGCTGCgctgcagctcagcctctgTGTCCCAGCATCCCGCCCCAGTGAGGATCCGTTTGCAACCGGCTTTCTGCCCTGCAGGTCCGGGGCCACGTCAGCCAGAGCCGGATGACGATCCGCTACGCCATCGGGAAGAACACCACCGAGGGCATGACCCACATGATGTGCATCGACGGGACGGAGGGTGAGCGGCTCCCGcgccctgcctgcgctgcccaCACCGCCCGGGCCGCGCGGGGGGAGCTGACCCCCCCTGTGGGTCTCCTTGCAGGCTGTGAAAACCCCAAGCCTTGCCAGTCGGAGCTGATCGTGCTGGAGCACGGGTCCTACAGCGGAGACCCCGTGAccaaagtgctgctgcagccgctgACAGGTGGGGACTCGGGGctggggcggcgcggggggctgcagccccagcagctctgaggtGGCCCCTGGGGCCAGGACCTGCACTTGCAGCCCTGGGCTTTGGCGTGGGCACGTGGTGCAAAGGCAGGGAGCCGAGAGCTGCTGAGCTCAGAGGGTTCTCTGCCTGGGGGGACAAATGTCATCGGGTATGTGGTCACCTCACACCGCTGTGCCCTCAAGGAGGGTTCCAAGGATAACCTGTGTCCCTGATTCCTCCGCTCCCGCTGTCCCCTCAGGGCGAACCCATCAGCTGCGGGTTCACTGCAGCGCCATCGGCCACCCCATCGTGGGGGACTTCACCTACAGCCACAAGAAGGACAGCAGTCCCTACAGGATGATGCTCCACGCCTACTACCTGCGCATCCCCACCGGCAAGGAGCTCATCGAGGTCTGTGCGCCCGACCCTTTTGTCACCGCGATGGACAGCAACTGGGTGCCCCACCACGTCACCCACCGGCTGGATGAGACCATCCAGGAGCTGAAGGACAAGATGGTGCagaagggggaagaggaggagagccAAGAAGCCGTGCTTGGTGGCAGAGAAGAGGAGGCACCGAGCGAAGCCAAGAGCCCGGAGACGGAGGAGCAGCGAGCCCGGTGTGAGCAGTGGTTGGCCGAGTGGGCTTTGGAGTGAGCACAAACCACGTCTCTGCATTTCCAGCCCAACGCTCCATTTTTGTCTCAGTGggtccctgcagagcccagcgcTGACTCCACATCTGCACTTTCTGTATGCCATGGCTTCCCTCACTTCTGGGGCTGAGATTAGGCAGATTTTAGCAGTGATTAggatgggtttattttttaatgcacacaTCATCCATCTGGCCAGTGGATGCTCCTTTCCTAATTCTGGGCCTCAGCAGCAGAGTCAATGTGTCACGTACCAGCTTAGAGTGACCCCAAAGCTTTCCGTCGCTGTCCCGGGGCTCAGGCGCAGCCAGGGTGGGTGGCACGGACACTGCCTTTGCCATGAGCACGATGGACGTATCTGTGAACCCTCAGCGCTGGGATGCCAAAATGCAGTCcagcagagggaggggagaacATGCCGGGTGCAGCTTCGATGTCCATGTCCCCTTTCCCATTCCCTCCGCTCCA
This genomic window contains:
- the CHTF18 gene encoding chromosome transmission fidelity protein 18 homolog isoform X1, whose translation is MAAPRPPGRSSPGSEAGGSRRRSSTPPGAAAPGRGTGAVPPPARRPPPRTPKPKRQRLEAVKKLSFGADEDLAPEVLWDAGPETPSAPQIASLDHLEKSSMASLQTTPPSEKKQVLKRPPILEDYINVTSTEGTRVFMVVRDDPSRTGVELPDSLGWNARRPLHLLGVPFSCLKEQVHEERRRYVLEVSQQLTEIINSCLENETGAESPEPGGEAEPADEEESARHCLWVDKFTPRHYMELLSDDYTNRCLLKWLKLWDTVVFGKEQAVKKAKPSTEARPPFGRPKEQQNKWKTKVQLTEEILEAELDQHKRPKYKVALLCGPPGLGKTTLAHVIAKHAGYNAVEMNASDDRSPEVFKTHIEAATQMKSVLGANEKPNCLIIDEIDGAPAASINVLLNIINSRDAQGEAAAGTGRRRQREERLLRRPIICICNDQYVPALRPLRQQSFLLNFPRTAPSRLAQRLCEIALRQGMRADTGALLALCEKTENDIRSCINTLQFLHGRGQKELNVQMVQTMKIGLKDQNKGLFSIWQEIFQLPKVQRHRIGMDPSLPTQLLVGDEDLLHLGGMAGFNASSHRFHHILHLAVSSGEQEKLAQGLYENFLNMRLRDSSFSSVCLALEWLGFSDLLNKAVLHRQSFQLMRYLPFLPVVFHLLFAATSVPRIAYPSSQYEALAKLNHMQNLVMSMVSGITPSARSRAGQQSLILEVLCLLLDIITPKLRPVNTQLYSQKEKQQLADLISTMLAYNLSYHQERLPEGQYVYKLDPNVEDVCRFPDLPARRQLTYQAKQLIAREIELEKMRRMETLLQARNPGEEPRNGLSEAGEQADAGPAVPPNHHQRLEHIVRRAAVEDKPETDFFGRPLRQQRAAVATAPQASKEESSESQMGKAVGKSDVWFRFNEGVSNAVRRNIYIRDLL
- the CHTF18 gene encoding chromosome transmission fidelity protein 18 homolog isoform X2: MAGPEESPGGGFCRRFAAELEVLAELGAPKPKRQRLEAVKKLSFGADEDLAPEVLWDAGPETPSAPQIASLDHLEKSSMASLQTTPPSEKKQVLKRPPILEDYINVTSTEGTRVFMVVRDDPSRTGVELPDSLGWNARRPLHLLGVPFSCLKEQVHEERRRYVLEVSQQLTEIINSCLENETGAESPEPGGEAEPADEEESARHCLWVDKFTPRHYMELLSDDYTNRCLLKWLKLWDTVVFGKEQAVKKAKPSTEARPPFGRPKEQQNKWKTKVQLTEEILEAELDQHKRPKYKVALLCGPPGLGKTTLAHVIAKHAGYNAVEMNASDDRSPEVFKTHIEAATQMKSVLGANEKPNCLIIDEIDGAPAASINVLLNIINSRDAQGEAAAGTGRRRQREERLLRRPIICICNDQYVPALRPLRQQSFLLNFPRTAPSRLAQRLCEIALRQGMRADTGALLALCEKTENDIRSCINTLQFLHGRGQKELNVQMVQTMKIGLKDQNKGLFSIWQEIFQLPKVQRHRIGMDPSLPTQLLVGDEDLLHLGGMAGFNASSHRFHHILHLAVSSGEQEKLAQGLYENFLNMRLRDSSFSSVCLALEWLGFSDLLNKAVLHRQSFQLMRYLPFLPVVFHLLFAATSVPRIAYPSSQYEALAKLNHMQNLVMSMVSGITPSARSRAGQQSLILEVLCLLLDIITPKLRPVNTQLYSQKEKQQLADLISTMLAYNLSYHQERLPEGQYVYKLDPNVEDVCRFPDLPARRQLTYQAKQLIAREIELEKMRRMETLLQARNPGEEPRNGLSEAGEQADAGPAVPPNHHQRLEHIVRRAAVEDKPETDFFGRPLRQQRAAVATAPQASKEESSESQMGKAVGKSDVWFRFNEGVSNAVRRNIYIRDLL
- the RPUSD1 gene encoding RNA pseudouridylate synthase domain-containing protein 1, with protein sequence MEPGTIDNLSILYQSSDFIVVNKHWDIRIDSKMWYETLTLQSQLKYRFPELADPDTYYGFRFCHQLDFSTSGALCVALNKAAAGSAYKCFKDRLVTKAYLALVRGHVSQSRMTIRYAIGKNTTEGMTHMMCIDGTEGCENPKPCQSELIVLEHGSYSGDPVTKVLLQPLTGRTHQLRVHCSAIGHPIVGDFTYSHKKDSSPYRMMLHAYYLRIPTGKELIEVCAPDPFVTAMDSNWVPHHVTHRLDETIQELKDKMVQKGEEEESQEAVLGGREEEAPSEAKSPETEEQRARCEQWLAEWALE